The DNA window GTCCGGACGGGGACCCAGCGCCTCCACATCGTCGCCGAGGTCCGGCACGACGGCGGGTCGTCCGAGGAGCTGTCTCACCTGGCCGGGAGGATCGCCGCCGAGCTCCACCGCCAGCGTGGGATCCGGCCCGCTCGCGTCCTCCTGGTGCAGGCCCACACGATCCCCAAGACCTCGAGCGGCAAGATCCAGCACGCCGCGCTCGCCGCCCAGGTCGCAGCGGGCGCCCTGGCCGACCGGGTGCTGCACGCGACCGGCTCGACCGCCAGTTGACGGGCCGTGGGCGACCGATAGAGGCGGCGGGCGGATTCCTCGACGCGACGGGAGCGTGGGAGGCAGCGCATGAGCATGACCGCGTGGGTCATCCTGCTGGCGGTCATCGTCGGCATCGCCGTGTGGCTCTACAACAGCCTGGTCGAGCTGCGCAACCAGGTGCGGAACGCCTGGGCGCAGATCGACGTCCAGCTCAAGCGACGTCACGATCTGATCCCGAACCTGGTCGAGGCGGTCAAGGGATACATGCAGCACGAACGCGAGGTGCTCCAGCGCGTGACCGAAGCCCGCAGCCGGGCCATGGCCGCCTCGGGCGCGGCCCAGGCCGGCGCGGCCGAGGGGCAGCTCAGCCAGGCCGTCGCGGGCCTGCTGGCCGTCATGGAGCGCTACCCCGACCTCAAGGCCAACCAGAACGTCCTCGCGCTCCAGGAGGAGATCGTCAGCACCGAGAACCGGATCGGCTTCGCGCGCCAGCTCTACAACGACATGGTGGCCCGGTACAACACCCGGCAGCAGGTGTTCCCGGTGAACCTGGCTGCCGCCGCCCTGGGCTTCGCGCCGGCCGAGTTCTTCCAGATGGACGCGGCCGAGCGGGCGGTGCCGCGGGTCGACCTGAGCCCGCGTTAGGCGGAATGGCGGCGAACGACCCGGCGGGTCCGCCCGCGCCCAAGGGTGCCCGGCCGGCGCCCCGCAACCTCTTCGCCGAGCAGGCTGCGAACCGCCGGACCACCTGGCTCCTCATCGGGGTCTTCGTCCTCTTCCTCGCGTTCCTCGGCCTGGGGGCCGACCTCTTCCTCCTCGGCTACGATCCCACGCGGTCTCTGGCCCGCGGCGGGCTGCCGATCCCGATCGCCGCCACCTTCGCGACCTTCTTCGGAGGCATCTCGGCGTGGATGGGCTACCGCTTCGGCGACCGGGCGGTGCTCGCCTCCAGCCACGCGCGCCCGGTCGACCCGAACGATCCCAACGCCCGCGTCCTCATGAACGTCGTCACCGAGATGGCCATTGCCTCCGGCCTGCCCATGCCCAAGGTCCACGTCATCGACGACGCCGACCCGAACGCCTTCGCCACCGGCCGGGACCCGGACCACGCCTCCATCGCCGTCACCACCGGGCTCTTGATGGTGATGAGCCGCGACGAGCTCCAGGGCGTCATCGCCCACGAGATGTCTCACGTCCGCAACTACGACATCCAGAAAATGACCATCGTCGCCGCCTTGCTGGGCGCCGTGCTCCTCCTCAGCGACTGGGCCTCCCGGGTCCGCCTCCGCGGCAAGAGCGAGGATGACGACGGCGGTCGGGTCGCCGGGCCGCTGGGGCTCGTCATCTTCATCGTGTGGCTGGTCGCGATCCTGCTGGCTCCGCTGATCGGCAACCTCCTGGCCACCGCGGTCTCGCGCAGCCGGGAGTACCTTGCCGACGCCTCGGGCGCCGAGTTGACTCGCAACCCGATGGGCCTCGCCAACGCGCTCCGGAAGCTCGAGGCGGCCACCGCGCCGACCGTCGCCATCGCCCGGGGCACCGCGCACCTCTGCATCATCGACCCACTCGCGCGTGCCGTGAACGAGAAGGAAGGACTGGTCGCCGACCTCTTCGCCACCCACCCGCCGCTCCAGGACCGGATCGCCCGGCTGGAGGCGATGGCCTACCAGAGCTGAGGGCGGGGAGCGTCACGCGTGCAGCTCGACGTCAACATCGCCATCGAGAGTCTCCGGGACGTGCCGGCCCTCGCGCGGGACGCGGAGGCGCTCGGCTTCGACGGCCTGTGGGCTTCGGAAACGCGGCACGATCCCTTCCTCCCGCTGGCCCTGGCCGCCTTGCACACCCGTCGCGTCAGCCTCGGAACCGCCATCGCCGTCGCCTTTCCCCGGAGTCCCACCGTCGTCGCCCATACGGCGTGGGACCTCCAGGCCGCCTCCGAGGGGCGCCTCATCCTGGGCCTCGGGACCCAGGTGAAGGGACATAACGAACGCCGCTTCTCGGTCAAGTGGAGCGCGCCCGGTCCGCGCCTGCGCGAGTACATCCTGGCCCTCCGCGCCCTCTGGGAGTGCTGGCAGACCGGCGGCGGCGTCGACTTCCGGGGCGAGCACTACTCGATCACGCTGATGACCCCGTTCTTCGCGCCACCGCCCATCGCCCACCCCCGCATCCCGATCTACATCGCCGCCGTGAACGCGTACAACCTCCGGCTGGCCGGCGAGCTCTGCGACGGCGTCCATCTCCACCCGTTCCATTCGGTGAAGTACCTGCGCGAGTTCGCCCTCCCCCACATCGAGGCGGGTCTCGCCAAGACCGGTCGCCGGCGGGGCGACATTGCCCTGATGACCTCGGTCTTCATGGTGACGGGACGGACACCGGCCGAGCTCGCCGAGGCGCGCCAGCAGGTCCGGGCCCAGATCGCCTTCTACGCGTCGACCCGGACCTACGAGCCCGTGCTGGCCGCGCACGGCTGGCAGGACCTGATGCCCCGACTCCACCGGAAGTCGGTGGAGGGCGACTGGGCAGGCATGGCCGCCCTCGTCACCGACGAGATGCTCGAGGTCTTCGCCATCGAGGCGCCACTCGACGGCCTGGCCGCCGCGCTCCGGGCACGCTATGACGGACTCCTCGATCGGCTCGCGCCCTATCTGCCGCTCGAGACGCGGACCGACCGGCAGGCGCTCGAAGCCTTCGCCGGGGCGCTCCGGGGAAAGCTCGGGTAGCGCGCCCGGCCGCCCCTCACGAGGAGAAGAGCTTTTCTCCTTGACGTTCCTGACCTTGCCTCTTAGACTCGGGCCGGTTCATGCGACCCACCCGCCAATCGAGCCGAGCAGTCGGCCGGAGGAGGCGATGAAGGTGAGGGCGCGGCGTGGAAGGACCCGGCCGGAGACGGCGCGCGGAATCCTCAAGCCTTCCGATCTGCTGGCCATTCTGGCGCGGCGGACGAGTGAGCTGTTCACCGACATCGCCGAGCTCAATGGTCGGCTCGAGCGGCTCGAGGCGGCGCTTCGAGAGGTTCGCGAGGAGTGCGCCAAGCTCGTCGAGAGGAAACGGCGGCGGACGCGAGCGCATCGGAGATCGTCGAAAAAGGCTCCGGGGACGAAAGCGCCCCACTTTCTGCTGGCCGCCTAGGCTGACGCGCCAGAAAGGAGTGTCCCTCCCCTCCGGTCGAGATTGGTACCCGC is part of the Candidatus Methylomirabilota bacterium genome and encodes:
- a CDS encoding M48 family metallopeptidase; this encodes MAANDPAGPPAPKGARPAPRNLFAEQAANRRTTWLLIGVFVLFLAFLGLGADLFLLGYDPTRSLARGGLPIPIAATFATFFGGISAWMGYRFGDRAVLASSHARPVDPNDPNARVLMNVVTEMAIASGLPMPKVHVIDDADPNAFATGRDPDHASIAVTTGLLMVMSRDELQGVIAHEMSHVRNYDIQKMTIVAALLGAVLLLSDWASRVRLRGKSEDDDGGRVAGPLGLVIFIVWLVAILLAPLIGNLLATAVSRSREYLADASGAELTRNPMGLANALRKLEAATAPTVAIARGTAHLCIIDPLARAVNEKEGLVADLFATHPPLQDRIARLEAMAYQS
- a CDS encoding LemA family protein, which encodes MSMTAWVILLAVIVGIAVWLYNSLVELRNQVRNAWAQIDVQLKRRHDLIPNLVEAVKGYMQHEREVLQRVTEARSRAMAASGAAQAGAAEGQLSQAVAGLLAVMERYPDLKANQNVLALQEEIVSTENRIGFARQLYNDMVARYNTRQQVFPVNLAAAALGFAPAEFFQMDAAERAVPRVDLSPR
- a CDS encoding TIGR03617 family F420-dependent LLM class oxidoreductase; protein product: MQLDVNIAIESLRDVPALARDAEALGFDGLWASETRHDPFLPLALAALHTRRVSLGTAIAVAFPRSPTVVAHTAWDLQAASEGRLILGLGTQVKGHNERRFSVKWSAPGPRLREYILALRALWECWQTGGGVDFRGEHYSITLMTPFFAPPPIAHPRIPIYIAAVNAYNLRLAGELCDGVHLHPFHSVKYLREFALPHIEAGLAKTGRRRGDIALMTSVFMVTGRTPAELAEARQQVRAQIAFYASTRTYEPVLAAHGWQDLMPRLHRKSVEGDWAGMAALVTDEMLEVFAIEAPLDGLAAALRARYDGLLDRLAPYLPLETRTDRQALEAFAGALRGKLG